A region of Candidatus Dependentiae bacterium DNA encodes the following proteins:
- the trxA gene encoding thioredoxin, which produces MAINLNKENYTVEVEQSTLPVVIDVYATWCGPCQMMLPIFEEVSKELSDKYKFVKLNIDESRELAFKFGISSVPTFVFIKNGKISKETGYMNKEAFIQKIEELLG; this is translated from the coding sequence ATGGCAATTAATTTAAATAAAGAAAATTATACAGTAGAAGTAGAACAATCAACTCTTCCAGTAGTCATTGATGTTTATGCAACATGGTGCGGACCATGCCAAATGATGCTTCCTATTTTTGAAGAAGTATCAAAAGAACTTAGCGACAAATATAAATTTGTAAAATTAAACATCGATGAGAGCAGAGAACTTGCATTCAAGTTTGGAATATCATCTGTTCCAACATTTGTATTCATCAAAAATGGCAAAATCAGCAAAGAAACTGGATACATGAACAAAGAAGCTTTTATACAAAAGATTGAAGAGCTTTTAGGCTGA
- the gspE gene encoding type II secretion system protein GspE, protein MERKKISEILIQKGIITEEQHRECQKIKKETGKITGQVLLEKGYVTKQELAEALAIQMSVPFIDKITDKMINTEILSKIPLKFLRQHIVIPIIYNDQKIIVTADPRDLQPIDDLSLLLKGNAGYAVASDETILEGINKYYPLETSSEMMAELKEGEAEEFELATFEEKDLLEMANEAPIIKLVNHIFFQAVKEEASDIHIEAFEKEVRIRYRIDGEMYQKVLPPKRYQAAIVSRIKIMANLNIAEKRLPQDGRIQIKVGDKQIDLRVSILPCNFGERVSIRLLDKGKEAFKLENLGMRPEDLKIVLDLISRPNGIFFVTGPTGSGKTSTLYAILNKLNQPNVNIITVEDPVEYTINGVNQVQVIDKIGLTFAAALRSILRQDPDIVLIGEIRDAETAQIATQASLTGHLVLSTIHTNDAPSTITRLADMGVEPYLTASTVICIMAQRLVRKLCSKCKQPFTPDAELFSRLGITKEAAAQIKFYKNVGCEECLNTGFRGRLPIFEVMQINDEIRKLIVAKANAAEIRHAAEKEDFKSLLDDGIRRIKDGLTTIEEVLTVAYAEKE, encoded by the coding sequence ATGGAAAGAAAAAAAATTAGTGAAATACTTATCCAAAAAGGAATTATCACTGAAGAACAACATCGTGAATGTCAAAAAATCAAAAAAGAAACTGGTAAAATAACCGGTCAAGTTTTATTAGAAAAAGGTTATGTCACAAAGCAAGAACTTGCAGAAGCACTCGCTATCCAAATGTCAGTTCCATTCATCGACAAAATCACAGACAAAATGATCAACACGGAAATTTTAAGCAAAATACCTCTAAAATTTTTGCGCCAACATATCGTCATTCCAATCATTTACAATGACCAAAAAATAATAGTCACAGCCGATCCTCGAGATCTACAACCCATCGACGATCTCTCTCTGCTTCTCAAAGGAAATGCTGGCTACGCAGTCGCATCTGACGAAACAATTTTGGAAGGAATCAACAAATATTATCCGCTTGAAACAAGCAGCGAAATGATGGCGGAGCTCAAAGAGGGAGAAGCTGAAGAGTTTGAGCTTGCAACATTCGAAGAAAAAGATCTTTTGGAAATGGCGAACGAAGCGCCAATCATAAAACTTGTAAATCATATATTTTTCCAAGCGGTCAAAGAAGAAGCGTCCGATATTCACATCGAAGCATTTGAAAAAGAAGTTCGCATTCGATACCGAATCGACGGCGAAATGTATCAAAAAGTTCTTCCACCAAAACGTTACCAAGCTGCCATTGTTTCCCGTATCAAAATCATGGCGAATTTAAATATCGCAGAAAAGCGCCTACCACAAGACGGTCGAATCCAAATAAAAGTTGGCGACAAACAGATAGATCTTCGTGTTTCTATACTACCATGCAATTTCGGTGAACGAGTTTCAATAAGATTACTCGATAAGGGTAAAGAAGCATTTAAACTAGAAAATCTCGGCATGCGTCCAGAAGATCTCAAAATAGTTCTTGATTTAATTTCGCGTCCAAACGGAATATTCTTTGTCACCGGTCCAACAGGATCTGGAAAAACTAGTACGTTGTATGCAATTTTGAACAAATTAAACCAACCGAATGTAAACATCATTACCGTTGAAGATCCAGTTGAATACACAATCAATGGGGTAAACCAAGTACAAGTTATCGACAAAATAGGATTAACATTTGCAGCAGCACTCCGCTCCATTTTGCGTCAAGATCCGGACATTGTGCTCATTGGAGAAATTCGAGATGCAGAAACAGCTCAAATCGCAACACAAGCATCTCTCACAGGACATTTAGTTTTGAGTACAATCCACACAAACGATGCACCGTCAACAATTACACGTTTAGCAGATATGGGCGTAGAGCCTTACCTAACCGCATCTACAGTTATCTGCATCATGGCTCAACGATTAGTCCGTAAACTTTGTAGCAAATGCAAACAACCCTTCACCCCCGATGCAGAGCTATTTTCTCGCTTAGGAATAACAAAAGAAGCTGCAGCACAAATCAAATTTTACAAAAATGTTGGATGCGAAGAATGTTTGAACACGGGCTTTAGAGGCCGTCTTCCAATCTTTGAAGTTATGCAGATAAACGATGAAATTCGAAAATTAATTGTTGCAAAAGCAAATGCAGCAGAAATCAGACACGCGGCAGAAAAAGAAGATTTTAAATCATTGCTCGATGACGGTATTCGAAGAATCAAAGATGGCTTAACAACGATCGAAGAAGTTTTGACAGTTGCTTATGCAGAAAAAGAGTAA
- the glmU gene encoding UDP-N-acetylglucosamine diphosphorylase/glucosamine-1-phosphate N-acetyltransferase: protein MIGNMQAVILAAGKSKRFNTGKTKQLATICGQPMIFYPIKALEKLEIPITVIVGKDSQELTSAIKSANFKNISFAIQEEQLGTAHAVLCSKNSWSKENILIINGDMPLITSDLLESLYRKHSEENLTLSFFTSYVLDPRGYGRIIDHEGRITVIEEKECTEENYNVNCINAGVYLVKKDFLEECLSKISSSKTTGEFYLPDIIRLASEQKLPLKKISVPYDNVRGVNTLKDLWMVEQIKRSELIDYWMSQGVRFELAQNIHIDIDVEIGRGSFIGTGVHLLAGTKVGANCFIGAFSIIEGTTIDNDSTIHSHSVIQDSKIGKNAHVGPFARLRNNVVLHDNVTIGNFVEVKKSEIGENTKAKHLSYLGDATLGSNVNIGAGTITCNHDGVNKHQTIVENDAYIGSNNTLIAPVVVGSGSYTAAGSTINQNVPAGDLAIARSIQVNKAGYAQRLRQTKRDKKDKAALSSDEKKDENNFLKNCFIGAMKVKDISEDQL, encoded by the coding sequence ATGATTGGTAATATGCAAGCAGTTATTCTTGCCGCAGGCAAATCAAAGCGGTTTAATACTGGTAAAACTAAGCAACTTGCGACAATTTGTGGTCAACCTATGATTTTTTACCCTATCAAAGCTCTCGAAAAATTAGAAATTCCTATCACTGTTATTGTCGGAAAAGATTCTCAAGAGTTAACAAGCGCTATCAAAAGTGCAAATTTCAAAAATATTTCATTTGCAATTCAAGAAGAACAACTCGGAACAGCACACGCGGTACTTTGCTCAAAAAACAGTTGGAGCAAAGAAAATATATTAATTATCAATGGTGATATGCCTCTTATAACCTCAGATTTGCTCGAATCTTTGTATCGAAAACATTCGGAAGAAAATTTAACATTATCATTTTTTACAAGCTATGTGCTTGACCCTCGTGGCTATGGTCGAATAATCGATCATGAAGGCCGCATTACCGTTATAGAAGAAAAAGAATGTACCGAAGAAAATTACAATGTAAATTGCATCAACGCCGGTGTATATCTTGTAAAAAAAGATTTTTTAGAAGAATGTTTAAGCAAGATCAGCAGCAGTAAAACAACTGGTGAATTTTATCTTCCAGATATTATTAGACTAGCAAGTGAGCAAAAATTACCTCTCAAAAAAATTTCCGTACCATATGATAATGTACGCGGTGTAAATACTCTCAAAGATTTGTGGATGGTAGAACAAATTAAACGTTCAGAACTTATAGATTATTGGATGTCTCAAGGTGTTCGTTTTGAACTTGCACAAAATATTCATATTGATATTGATGTTGAAATCGGCCGCGGTTCGTTTATAGGAACCGGCGTTCATCTTCTTGCGGGTACAAAAGTCGGAGCTAATTGTTTTATCGGCGCTTTTTCTATCATTGAAGGTACAACAATTGATAATGACTCCACTATTCATTCACATTCAGTAATTCAAGATTCTAAAATTGGTAAAAATGCGCATGTTGGTCCTTTTGCAAGATTGCGCAATAATGTTGTGCTGCATGATAATGTAACTATCGGAAATTTTGTTGAAGTTAAAAAGAGTGAAATTGGTGAAAATACAAAAGCTAAGCACCTTTCATATCTTGGTGATGCAACGCTCGGTAGCAATGTAAATATTGGAGCTGGAACTATCACATGCAATCATGACGGCGTAAATAAACATCAAACTATTGTTGAAAATGATGCGTATATTGGAAGTAATAATACATTAATCGCGCCGGTTGTTGTTGGAAGCGGTTCTTATACAGCTGCAGGGTCGACAATAAATCAAAATGTTCCGGCTGGAGATCTTGCGATTGCACGTTCAATACAAGTAAACAAAGCTGGATATGCTCAAAGATTAAGACAAACTAAAAGAGATAAAAAAGATAAAGCAGCTTTAAGTTCAGATGAAAAAAAAGATGAAAATAACTTTTTGAAAAATTGTTTTATAGGTGCAATGAAGGTGAAGGATATCTCTGAAGATCAACTATGA
- a CDS encoding RNA-binding protein produces MNIFVGNLSRRVSENELRAAFEPFGEVASAVVIKDKFSGQSRGFGFVEMPNASEAQNAINSLNGTDLLGRTLNVNEAKPKPEGGSRPPRSGGNGGGFNRRPRSSNWN; encoded by the coding sequence ATGAATATTTTCGTTGGAAATTTGTCCCGAAGAGTATCAGAAAATGAACTTAGAGCTGCATTCGAACCATTTGGTGAAGTTGCATCTGCAGTAGTTATTAAAGATAAGTTCAGCGGACAATCAAGAGGATTTGGTTTTGTTGAAATGCCAAATGCTTCTGAAGCACAAAATGCAATCAACTCGTTAAACGGGACAGATCTTTTAGGCAGAACGCTTAACGTGAACGAAGCTAAACCAAAACCAGAAGGCGGCTCAAGACCTCCTAGATCTGGTGGAAACGGCGGCGGTTTTAACAGAAGACCTCGCAGTTCAAACTGGAACTAA
- a CDS encoding cysteine--tRNA ligase, translated as MKQIKLSNTLSKQKDIFTPQEDKKVSMYVCGITPYDYAHIGHGRVAVTFDLLLRLLKLLGYQVTYVRNFTDIDDKLIARAQKEYGDENKFKDVATKFINAFTEDVQNLNCLKPDFEPLVTENINDIILFVEGLLKNKKAYIKGRDVYFDISTFSDYGKLSGRNLEDLLAGARIDVDEDKKNPQDFALWKGNDKSLFWISPWGHGRPGWHIECSALAKKFLGETIDIHGGGMDLIFPHHENEIAQSEGLTCKPFAKYWLHNAFVNINKEKMSKSLGNFFTLRDIFAKFDPMVLRFYYLQHQFRSPIEFSFDDLEAAKKAYKKLIDVFFVDGGYHLSLENSKNFEKEIETDGLISQMLEAVCDDLNSPKMLGILFENLNEIKNDPKLKNLIGKFLFNLTGLTFEKLPEESVVITREIQELIAKREEARKQKNWALADQIRDQLLSMGIEVRDKK; from the coding sequence ATGAAACAAATTAAATTATCAAATACATTGTCGAAGCAAAAAGATATTTTTACGCCGCAAGAAGATAAAAAAGTGTCCATGTATGTTTGCGGAATAACTCCATACGATTACGCTCACATTGGTCATGGTCGAGTAGCGGTTACTTTTGATCTATTACTTCGTCTTTTAAAACTGCTTGGATATCAAGTAACTTATGTTCGCAATTTTACAGATATAGATGACAAGCTTATTGCTCGTGCACAAAAAGAGTATGGTGATGAAAATAAATTTAAAGATGTTGCGACAAAATTTATTAATGCATTTACAGAAGATGTGCAAAATTTGAATTGTTTGAAACCTGATTTTGAGCCCCTTGTTACTGAAAACATAAATGATATTATTTTATTTGTTGAAGGGTTATTGAAGAATAAAAAAGCATACATAAAAGGTAGGGATGTTTATTTTGATATTTCAACATTTTCTGACTATGGAAAACTTTCAGGACGTAATTTAGAAGATTTGCTTGCAGGTGCTCGAATAGATGTTGATGAAGACAAAAAAAATCCACAAGATTTTGCGCTTTGGAAAGGTAATGACAAAAGTTTATTTTGGATTTCACCTTGGGGGCATGGTCGCCCTGGGTGGCATATTGAATGTTCTGCTCTTGCGAAAAAATTCTTGGGCGAAACTATAGATATTCATGGTGGTGGCATGGATTTGATATTTCCGCATCATGAAAACGAAATTGCGCAATCGGAAGGTTTGACATGCAAGCCGTTTGCAAAATATTGGCTGCACAATGCATTTGTAAATATTAACAAAGAGAAGATGTCAAAGTCGCTTGGTAATTTTTTTACTCTACGTGATATTTTTGCAAAATTTGATCCGATGGTTTTACGTTTTTATTATTTGCAACATCAGTTCCGCTCTCCCATCGAATTTTCATTTGATGATTTAGAAGCTGCAAAAAAAGCTTACAAAAAATTAATTGATGTTTTCTTTGTCGATGGTGGGTATCATTTATCTTTGGAAAATTCTAAAAATTTTGAAAAAGAAATCGAAACAGATGGTTTAATTTCTCAAATGCTGGAAGCTGTTTGTGATGACCTTAATTCACCAAAAATGCTAGGCATACTTTTTGAAAATTTAAATGAAATCAAAAATGATCCAAAGTTAAAAAATTTGATTGGTAAATTTCTTTTTAATTTAACCGGTTTAACTTTTGAAAAATTACCTGAAGAATCGGTTGTGATAACTCGCGAAATTCAGGAATTGATTGCAAAAAGAGAAGAGGCAAGAAAACAAAAGAATTGGGCTCTTGCTGATCAAATTCGTGATCAATTATTGTCAATGGGTATAGAGGTAAGAGATAAAAAGTAA